The window GAAAACAAGCAGGACATAGCTGCGTTGTTGTCGTATCGGCGATGGGAGATACAACGGATGATTTGATCGACCTGTCTAAGCAAATTTACGATGGAGCCCCTCCGGCTCGTGAAATGGATATGCTGTTAACGACAGGAGAGCAGGTATCGGTAGCTCTCTTATCGATGGCGATACATAATTTGGGTGAGCAGGCGGTTTCTTATACCGGTTGGCAAAGTGGTATTTATACCGAACCGGTTCATGGGAAGGCAAGAATTACGGATATTCAGCCACATCGTGTACAGAAAGCTCTCGAACAAGGCAATGTCGTCATCGTAGCCGGCTTCCAAGGGATGACCGAAGCGGGTGAGATTACAACACTAGGCCGCGGCGGGTCAGATACAACGGCTGTAGCGCTTGCTGCTGCTATTAAAGCAGATCTATGTGAGATTTATACCGATGTAGATGGTATTTATTCGACAGATCCGCGCATCGTGAAAGTAGCGAGAAAGTTAAATGAGATTTCCTATGATGAGATGCTGGAGCTTGCTAATTTAGGGGCTGCTGTTCTGCATCCAAGAGCTGTAGAATATGCCAAAAATTATAACGTTACCTTAGTGGTACGTTCCAGCTTTACTTACAATGAAGGTACCAACGTGAAGGAGGAAGCAGTGATGGAGCAAGGAATCGTCGTTCGAGGCATCGCTTACGATAA is drawn from Paenibacillus sp. V4I7 and contains these coding sequences:
- a CDS encoding aspartate kinase, translating into MSLIVMKFGGSSVGDAERMKRVAKRIVERKQAGHSCVVVVSAMGDTTDDLIDLSKQIYDGAPPAREMDMLLTTGEQVSVALLSMAIHNLGEQAVSYTGWQSGIYTEPVHGKARITDIQPHRVQKALEQGNVVIVAGFQGMTEAGEITTLGRGGSDTTAVALAAAIKADLCEIYTDVDGIYSTDPRIVKVARKLNEISYDEMLELANLGAAVLHPRAVEYAKNYNVTLVVRSSFTYNEGTNVKEEAVMEQGIVVRGIAYDKNVARISILGVPEKPGQLAKVFIALAEEQIDVDIIVQSGVISGSADFSFTTTLADREKALTVIEQIRGDIGYREVTSEVNLVKVSIVGAGMVSTPGVAATMFKVISDLGISISLVSTSEIKMSCVVDNTNLTEVIRALHTAYGLDTTEHAFVGGPEDRR